Proteins from one Setaria italica strain Yugu1 chromosome V, Setaria_italica_v2.0, whole genome shotgun sequence genomic window:
- the LOC101761132 gene encoding putative respiratory burst oxidase homolog protein H has product MRKQPSRIASGMKRLASKVSAAVPEMRGLKRTHSSAQSGLRGLRFLDKTSGGKDGWKSVEKRFDEMSTDGRLHSENFAKCIGMADSKDFACEVFAALARRRHINPDDGVTKEQLKEFWEDMTDQNFDSRLRIFFDMCDKNGDGKLTEDEVKEVIVLSASANKLAKLKKHAATYASLIMEELDPDDRGYIEIWQLETLLRKMVSASEPPEKMNMASASLARTMVPSSYRSPMQRRINKTVDFVHENWKRIWVLSLWGIANIALFIFKFAQYRRRAVFEVMGYCVCIAKGAAETLKLNMALILLPVCRNTLTWLRSTALGRVVPFDDNINFHKVIALAIAIASATHTLEHVLCDFPRVVSCPKEKFMEKLGPFFNYVQPTWPILLTSIPGWTGILLILIMSFSFTLATHSFRRSVVKLPSPFHHLAGFNAFWYAHHLLVIAYILLVMHSYFIFLTKQWYKRTTWMYLAVPVLFYASERSIRKFREQSYRVSIIKAAIYPGNVLSIYMKKPLGFKYKSGMYLFVKCPDVSPFEWHPFSITSAPGDDYVSVHIRTLGDWTSELRNLFGKACEAEVTFKKATLARLETTVVADALAEDTRFPKVFIDGPYGAPAQNYKKYDILLLIGLGIGATPFISILKDLLNNIKSNEEVPNTHDTELGCSFKTNGPGRAYFYWVTREQGSFEWFKGVMNDVAESDRDNVIEMHNYLTSVYEEGDARSALIAMVQSLQHAKNGVFYCGSPTLTKTLRDLSVEFSNTTTTRFHFHKENF; this is encoded by the exons atgaggAAGCAGCCGTCGCGGATCGCGTCGGGGATGAAGCGGCTGGCGTCGAAAGtgtcggcggcggtgccggagaTGCGGGGCCTGAAGCGGACGCACTCCAGCGCGCAGTCGGGCCTGCGCGGCCTGCGCTTCCTCGACAAGACGTCCGGCGGCAAGGACGGCTGGAAGTCCGTCGAGAAGCGCTTCGACGAGATGAGCACCGACGGCCGCCTGCACAGTGAGAACTTTGCCAAATGCATCG GTATGGCCGATTCCAAGGACTTTGCATGCGAGGTGTTTGCGGCATTGGCTAGGAGAAGACATATCAACCCGGATGATGGTGTAACAAAAGAACAACTGAAGGAATTCTGGGAAGATATGACAGACCAGAACTTTGATTCCCGGCTACGCATATTCTTTGACAT GTGTGACAAAAATGGAGATGGGAAGCTCACAGAAGACGAGGTCAAGGAGGTCATAGTGCTAAGTGCCTCAGCAAACAAGCTTGCCAAGCTGAAGAAGCATGCTGCAACCTACGCATCACTGATCATGGAAGAGCTGGACCCAGACGACCGCGGTTACATAGAG ATTTGGCAGCTGGAAACGCTGCTCCGCAAGATGGTGTCGGCCTCAGAACCGCCTGAGAAGATGAACATGGCGTCGGCAAGTCTTGCGAGGACGATGGTCCCTTCCAGCTACCGGAGCCCGATGCAGAGGCGCATAAATAAGACCGTCGACTTCGTCCACGAGAACTGGAAGAGGATATGGGTGCTCTCGCTCTGGGGTATCGCCAACATCGCCCTCTTCATATTCAAGTTCGCGCAGTACCGGAGGCGTGCAGTCTTCGAGGTGATGGGTTACTGCGTCTGCATCGCCAAGGGCGCTGCCGAGACCCTCAAGCTCAACATGGCGCTCATACTGCTCCCGGTGTGCCGGAACACGCTGACGTGGCTCCGGTCCACCGCGCTCGGCAGGGTCGTGCCGTTCGACGACAACATAAACTTCCACAAG GTTATTGCTCTCGCAATCGCGATCGCATCGGCAACCCATACGCTTGAACACGTACTGTGTGACTTCCCCAGGGTGGTCTCGTGCCCAAAGGAAAAGTTCATGGAGAAGCTGGGGCCCTTCTTCAACTACGTTCAGCCAAcatggccgattctgttgacGAGCATCCCGGGATGGACAGGAATCCTCCTGATCCTGATCATGTCCTTCTCCTTCACACTGGCGACACACTCCTTCCGGAGGAGCGTCGTGAAGCTGCCGTCGCCGTTTCACCACCTGGCCGGCTTCAACGCCTTCTGGTACGCCCACCACCTGCTGGTCATCGCGTATATCCTCCTGGTGATGCACTCCTACTTCATATTCCTCACCAAGCAGTGGTACAAGAGAACG ACATGGATGTACTTGGCAGTCCCTGTCCTCTTCTACGCATCCGAGAGAAGCATCAGAAAATTTCGTGAGCAAAGCTATCGTGTGAGCATAATCAAG GCAGCAATTTACCCAGGAAACGTGCTCTCGATTTACATGAAGAAGCCACTAGGCTTCAAGTACAAAAGTGGGATGTACCTTTTTGTAAAATGCCCAGACGTTTCACCCTTTGAATG GCATCCCTTCTCCATCACTTCAGCGCCTGGAGACGACTACGTGAGCGTTCACATCCGTACATTAGGTGACTGGACGTCAGAACTCAGGAACCTGTTTGGGAAG GCTTGTGAAGCAGAAGTTACTTTTAAGAAGGCTACACTAGCTAGACTTGAAACAACTGTTGTGGCAGATGCCTTGGCGGAGGACACCAG GTTTCCAAAAGTCTTCATAGATGGCCCTTATGGTGCACCGGCTCAAAATTACAAGAAATACGACATTCTTTTGCTTATTGGGCTCGGAATTGGAGCAACTCCTTTCATCAGCATCCTGAAGGATCTTCTAAACAACATAAAGTCGAACGAG GAGGTCCCGAACACGCATGACACTGAGTTAGGTTGCAGCTTCAAGACCAATGGGCCAGGAAGAGCCTACTTCTATTGGGTCACCAGAGAGCAAGGCTCCTTCGAATGGTTCAAAGGTGTCATGAACGATGTTGCAGAGAGCGATCGTGAT AATGTAATAGAGATGCACAATTACTTGACCAGCGTGTACGAGGAAGGTGACGCAAGATCAGCCCTGATTGCCATGGTCCAATCGCTCCAGCATGCAAAGAATG GTGTGTTCTACTGTGGATCTCCAACACTTACGAAGACCCTGAGAGATCTTTCAGTAGAATTTAGCAATACAACGACCACCCGATTCCATTTCCACAAAGAGAATTTCTAA